From one Reyranella humidisoli genomic stretch:
- the rseP gene encoding RIP metalloprotease RseP: MQSIVSLFTTYLPYFFLVLTLLVFVHEYGHYWVGRRFGIHAEVFSIGFGPEIFGWTDRNGTRWKISIIPLGGYVKFLGDNDATSATPSDEPLSPSERKRAFFSQPLYARAAVVLGGPMANLLFAFLLLTGVFFFAGEPYTPTTVAVQVEGPAARAGLRTGDEIVRLADKRIDRYEDIQEAQFLYWAKPMPVEYRRGNQLLRGEIQPQYCERTDRYNNTLRYGDLGIDQFIRPVVGGFTANSPAEAAGLKVGDLLVAIDGKPVEYFSRIPELIGKSGGQPVQVKYEREGRYGETTITPIVDKTVDCAGKEQIVGRLRVRPAAVTELRQHGVIGAMGAGVRAVWGMTSMFYTSMGQILTATRPVDELGGPIRIAKAAGEASYAGWAGILNLVIALSVVLGIFNLLPVPMLDGGHLAMYAYEAVRGKPLSLRAQEVGLKLGFALVIGMALIATFNDIRLLLR; encoded by the coding sequence ATGCAAAGCATCGTCAGCCTGTTTACGACATACCTGCCGTACTTCTTCCTGGTCCTGACGCTCCTGGTGTTCGTTCACGAGTACGGCCACTACTGGGTCGGGCGTCGGTTCGGCATCCATGCCGAAGTTTTCTCGATCGGATTCGGGCCCGAGATATTCGGTTGGACCGACCGCAACGGTACGCGCTGGAAGATCTCGATCATCCCGCTGGGCGGCTATGTGAAGTTCCTGGGCGACAACGACGCCACGAGCGCCACGCCGAGCGATGAGCCGCTTTCTCCCAGCGAGCGCAAGCGCGCCTTCTTCAGCCAGCCGCTCTATGCGCGCGCCGCGGTCGTGCTGGGCGGGCCCATGGCCAACCTCCTTTTCGCATTCCTGCTGCTGACGGGCGTGTTCTTCTTCGCGGGCGAGCCCTATACGCCCACGACGGTTGCAGTCCAGGTCGAAGGACCCGCGGCCAGGGCCGGGCTGCGCACGGGTGACGAGATCGTCCGCCTCGCGGACAAGCGCATCGACCGCTACGAGGACATCCAGGAGGCCCAGTTCCTCTACTGGGCCAAGCCCATGCCGGTCGAATACCGCCGCGGCAACCAACTGCTCCGCGGCGAGATCCAGCCGCAGTATTGCGAGCGCACCGATCGCTACAACAACACGCTGCGCTACGGCGACCTCGGGATCGACCAGTTCATCCGCCCCGTGGTCGGTGGCTTCACCGCGAACAGCCCGGCCGAGGCCGCGGGGCTTAAGGTCGGTGATCTTCTGGTGGCGATCGACGGCAAGCCGGTCGAATATTTCTCCCGCATCCCCGAACTGATCGGCAAGAGTGGCGGCCAGCCCGTGCAGGTCAAGTACGAGCGCGAAGGGCGCTACGGCGAGACGACCATCACGCCCATCGTCGACAAGACCGTCGATTGTGCCGGCAAGGAGCAGATTGTCGGGCGCCTTCGCGTGCGTCCCGCGGCCGTGACCGAGTTGCGGCAGCATGGCGTGATCGGGGCCATGGGAGCGGGTGTGCGCGCCGTGTGGGGCATGACTTCCATGTTCTATACGTCCATGGGACAGATCCTGACCGCGACACGGCCTGTGGATGAACTGGGCGGGCCGATCCGCATCGCCAAGGCGGCGGGCGAGGCGTCCTACGCCGGCTGGGCGGGTATTCTCAATCTCGTCATCGCGTTGTCCGTGGTGCTGGGCATCTTCAATTTGCTGCCGGTGCCCATGCTCGATGGCGGCCATCTCGCGATGTATGCCTATGAAGCCGTGCGCGGAAAGCCGCTGAGCCT
- a CDS encoding 1-deoxy-D-xylulose-5-phosphate reductoisomerase yields the protein MSKWVAPSPEHPRGITILGSTGSVGQSTVDLIERDPARYRVEALVANSSVELLAEQARRLRARLAVVADPGRYRALKEALAGTAVEVAAGPDAVVEAASRPAEWVMAAVVGFAGLAPTLVAARRGAMVALANKEALVCAGRLLLDAIEHSGGVLLPVDSEHNAIFQVFEPNQRHAVDRLILTASGGPFRNWSLADMADVTPEQALAHPNWDMGDKISIDSATMMNKGLELIEAQLLFGLPENQVDIVVHPQSVIHSMVSYRDGSVLAQLGTADMRIPISHALGWPSRIDGPSAKIDFMSIPALTFERPDSGRFPSLRLAREALVTGGYAPIVLNAANEAAVAAFLARRIGFLDIARIVEDVMAGWNGLSDAVDALQQVEAADLEARRAAEGFCRAKALSN from the coding sequence ATGAGCAAGTGGGTCGCGCCTTCCCCTGAACACCCTCGAGGGATCACCATTCTCGGTTCGACCGGCTCGGTGGGCCAGAGCACGGTCGATCTGATCGAGCGGGATCCCGCACGCTACCGGGTCGAAGCGCTGGTCGCCAACAGCTCGGTCGAACTGCTGGCCGAGCAGGCGAGGCGCCTGCGGGCCCGCTTGGCCGTCGTCGCCGATCCCGGGCGCTACCGCGCGCTCAAGGAGGCCCTCGCCGGCACCGCGGTCGAGGTCGCCGCCGGCCCGGATGCCGTGGTCGAGGCAGCTTCGCGGCCGGCCGAATGGGTGATGGCGGCCGTGGTCGGCTTCGCGGGTCTCGCACCGACCCTGGTCGCCGCCCGCCGCGGCGCGATGGTGGCCCTGGCCAACAAGGAAGCGCTTGTCTGTGCAGGGCGTCTGCTGCTCGACGCCATCGAGCACTCGGGCGGCGTCCTCCTGCCGGTGGATTCCGAGCACAACGCGATCTTCCAGGTCTTCGAGCCCAACCAGCGTCATGCGGTGGACCGGCTGATCCTGACCGCTTCGGGCGGACCGTTCCGCAACTGGTCGCTGGCTGACATGGCCGACGTCACACCCGAGCAGGCGCTGGCACATCCCAACTGGGACATGGGCGACAAGATCTCGATCGATTCGGCGACGATGATGAACAAGGGGCTCGAACTGATCGAGGCCCAGCTCCTGTTCGGCCTGCCGGAGAACCAGGTCGACATCGTCGTGCATCCGCAATCGGTCATCCATTCGATGGTGTCCTATCGAGATGGCTCCGTGCTGGCCCAGTTGGGAACGGCCGACATGCGTATCCCCATCAGCCATGCCCTGGGGTGGCCCTCGCGCATCGACGGCCCATCGGCCAAGATCGATTTCATGAGCATTCCGGCGCTCACCTTCGAGCGGCCCGATTCCGGCCGCTTTCCGTCCTTACGGTTGGCGCGCGAAGCTCTGGTGACGGGCGGCTATGCGCCCATCGTGTTGAATGCAGCGAACGAGGCGGCGGTGGCGGCTTTCCTGGCGCGCCGGATCGGCTTCCTCGACATCGCTCGCATTGTCGAGGATGTGATGGCGGGGTGGAACGGCCTCTCCGACGCGGTGGATGCCCTCCAGCAGGTGGAGGCGGCGGATCTGGAAGCGCGCAGGGCGGCTGAGGGCTTCTGCCGGGCCAAAGCCTTAAGTAATTGA
- a CDS encoding phosphatidate cytidylyltransferase — MAASEAEAPAPRGGRFAGLLVRALSAIVLGPLLLAAVWCGYPWIDLIAALAAPVMIFEWTRLTRGAPVLRVLAWAYGLAALLALLWLRHQPAFGRETILWVLICIWATDIGAYFVGRTAGGAKLAPRISPGKTWSGLIGGMAWAAVASAVTGYAFGLGETVHLALAGAALAVVGQAGDLLESAAKRRAGVKDSGRLIPGHGGLLDRIDGLMAVLVAVAVARLVAGTSWPWT; from the coding sequence ATGGCGGCGTCGGAAGCTGAAGCCCCTGCGCCCCGTGGCGGGCGCTTCGCCGGTCTGCTCGTACGGGCGCTCTCGGCCATCGTGCTTGGCCCGCTGCTGCTTGCGGCCGTTTGGTGCGGCTATCCTTGGATCGATCTGATCGCGGCGCTGGCGGCGCCGGTCATGATCTTCGAATGGACGCGACTCACCCGCGGTGCGCCGGTTTTGCGTGTGCTGGCATGGGCGTATGGGCTCGCCGCCCTGCTGGCCCTGCTGTGGCTGCGACACCAGCCGGCGTTCGGCCGCGAAACCATCCTCTGGGTGCTGATCTGCATCTGGGCGACCGATATCGGCGCCTATTTCGTCGGGCGCACCGCCGGCGGGGCCAAGCTCGCGCCGCGCATCAGCCCTGGCAAGACCTGGTCGGGTCTGATCGGTGGCATGGCCTGGGCGGCTGTGGCGAGTGCGGTGACGGGTTATGCCTTCGGGCTCGGCGAAACGGTGCATCTCGCCCTCGCAGGCGCGGCGCTCGCGGTCGTCGGGCAGGCGGGCGACCTGCTCGAATCGGCCGCCAAGCGGCGCGCCGGGGTGAAGGACAGCGGTCGTCTGATCCCGGGGCATGGTGGATTGCTGGACCGGATCGACGGGCTGATGGCGGTCCTGGTCGCCGTCGCCGTCGCACGGCTTGTCGCGGGCACTTCGTGGCCCTGGACATGA